A genomic stretch from Falco naumanni isolate bFalNau1 chromosome 4, bFalNau1.pat, whole genome shotgun sequence includes:
- the SUGP2 gene encoding SURP and G-patch domain-containing protein 2 isoform X4: MKMASRRITRETFDAVVQDKVKRYRMDRSDAIEDTIHHFKAHSRPIPRPRYEDSFHDDGRYTHDNAQHHPHDDWTEDPRDDYPGPSYRSTSPLIRKDNYYHEQYGRPASRDREFGRPASRDREYGHPASHDREYGRPASHDREYGRPASRDREYGRPASHDREYGRPASHDREYGGLASHDQDYGPPDSWESTGPHETDFSSSDILGDFRSPGLMEDEYGNMENQEYDVDFGIQADSEFRPPIRRGSIGRGRALRGKRITRGAIKTKVFKGEIKTPLKKWNTKKLQPSLDQKPAMQPDQMPEAAERPNQRPVTVQRPNQKLPPRPNQRPTITTQRPILRLPKPAHVFRNLSFDLVDKSDIFSTFGIEIIKWAGFHAIKNDAEFSRLFGALFELETETCAKMLASFKCSLKPEHRDYCFFTIKSLQHAALKTPKVDNEFLNMLLDKGAVKTKNCFFEIIKPFDKYIMRLQDRLLKGVTPLLMACNAYELSIKTSGFGNPREMASAFETTVSLCRKSLALLGQTFALASVFRQEKILEAVGLQEMAPAPTLFPNFDDSTLFGREYIENLKAWLEKSGYPIQMKKTEPESTAQLKKPSPDTKVKTPQRADRKVVETIEQLVNSIVSGTLSAKERNAQKNCPEYWFLSDEDSLEYKYYRLKLSEMQRRTSSGKEAGGEGRTLEESATESVRAMLYARKVASIKRRLFKRKRLGILTQHGIRGRRVRRATIGTQTVLSAGTALKHQDKHLQGSVQSKPSVSETSLSEKNSSLDTASSSQCATSSEVSLPAEERADSEDLLAPPELFPPLSSQFPDVDAKTMETAEKLAKFVAQVGPEIEQFSIDNSADNPDLWFLQDRNSSAFKFYRMKVYELCPSINFSAVSEATDTGESAKPEERNLDISEEEEDEEEEEEEDNEEEAEFEEDISQPLEEMEMEQAEEGEEDDMSAGRSVENLAEEMISKTGEEISTGEMQLATSSDGGIPNLSTQASTPAPGALFPRKRISSKSLKVGMIPASKRICLIEEPKVHEPVRIAYDRPRGCPVTKKKKKPKDLEFSHKKLTNRNVGFQMLQKMGWQEGHGLGTRGKGIREPVKVSRLSSMKTASFSEHFN; the protein is encoded by the exons ATGAAAATGGCCTCCCGGCGGATCACACGGGAGACGTTCGATGCTGTGGTGCAGGACAAAGTGAAGAGGTACCGCATGGACCGCAGCGATGCTATAGAGGACACCATCCATCATTTCAAAG CTCATTCAAGGCCAATCCCAAGACCAAGATATGAAGACAGTTTTCATGATGATGGAAGATACACTCATGACAACGCCCAGCACCATCCACATGATGACTGGACTGAAGACCCTAGAGATGACTATCCAGGACCTTCTTATAGATCTACTAGTCCTCTCATAAGGAAAGATAACTACTACCATGAACAGTACGGCCGCCCAGCGTCTCGTGACCGGGAATTTGGTCGTCCAGCATCTCGTGACCGGGAGTATGGGCATCCAGCTTCTCATGATCGGGAGTATGGGCGTCCTGCTTCACATGATCGAGAGTATGGGCGCCCAGCATCTCGCGATAGGGAGTATGGGCGCCCAGCCTCCCATGATCGGGAATACGGACGCCCAGCTTCCCATGACCGGGAGTATGGGGGCCTGGCTTCTCATGACCAGGACTATGGCCCTCCTGACTCTTGGGAATCCACTGGACCACATGAAACTGATTTTAGTTCTTCAGATATTTTAGGTGATTTTAGATCACCGGGACTCATGGAAGATGAGTATGGCAACATGGAAAATCAGGAGTATGATGTAGACTTTGGAATTCAAGCTGACAGTGAGTTCCGGCCCCCAATACGGAGGGGCAGCATTGGCAGGGGAAGAGCTCTGCGAGGAAAGCGTATTACAAGGGGTGCCATTAAAACTAAAGTATTCAAAGGAGAGATCAAAACTCCCCTAAAGAAATGGAACACTAAAAAACTGCAACCGAGCCTTGATCAGAAGCCAGCGATGCAACCTGATCAAATGCCAGAAGCTGCTGAACGACCAAACCAGAGGCCAGTGACTGTCCAGCGCCCTAATCAAAAGTTGCCTCCGCGACCTAATCAGAGGCCAACTATAACAACCCAGAGACCTATCCTCAGGCTCCCAAAGCCCGCgcatgttttcagaaatctcAGTTTTGACCTTGTGGATAAATCAGACATTTTTTCAACATTTGGAATAGAAATTATAAAATGGGCTGGGTTTCATGCGATAAAAAACGATGCAGAATTTTCCCGGCTCTTCGGAGCTCTCTTCGAGCTAGAGACAGAAACGTGTGCAAAAATGCTTGCTTCGTTCAAATGCTCCTTAAAGCCAGAACACAGAGATTATTGTTTCTTTACTATCAAGAGTTTACAACATGCTGCTCTGAAAACTCCCAAAGTGGACAATGAGTTTTTAAATATGCTATTGGACAAAGGtgctgtgaaaacaaagaactgcttctttgaaataataaaaccttTTGATAAATACATAATGAGGCTACAGGACCGCCTCCTGAAAGGTGTTACACCGCTGCTTATGGCCTGCAATGCGTATGAGTTGAGCATTAAGACAAGTGGGTTTGGTAATCCAAGAGAAATGGCAAGTGCTTTTGAGACCACCGTTTCTCTGTGTCGTAAGTCCTTAGCTCTTCTGGGTCAGACCTTTGCTCTAGCATCTGTTTTCAGGCAAGAGAAAATACTTGAAGCTGTAGGGCTCCAGGAAATGGCTCCAGCACCAACACTGTTCCCAAACTTTGATGATTCAACTTTGTTTGGAAGAGAGTACATTGAAAACTTGAAGGCTTGGTTGGAGAAGAGTGGATATCcaattcagatgaaaaaaactgAGCCAGAGTCCACAGCACAGCTTAAAAAACCCTCTCCTGACACAAAAGTTAAAA CCCCACAGCGAGCTGATCGAAAAGTTGTAGAGACAATTGAACAGCTAGTGAATAGCATTGTTTCAGGAACCTTGTCTGCCAAAGAGAGAAATGCTCAAAAGAACTGTCCTGAATATTG GTTCTTGTCTGATGAAGATAGTCTAGAATACAAGTATTACAGACTGAAGTTATCAGAGATGCAAAGGCGGACATCATCTGGAAAGGAAGCGGGTGGTGAGGGCAGAACACTAGAAGAATCTGCAACAGAATCAGTCAGGGCCATGTTGTATGCCAGGAAAGTCGCAAGTATTAAGAGaaggctatttaaaagaaaaaggcttggAATTCTCACACAGCATGGTATTCGAGGAAGGAGGGTGAGGAGAGCAACCATAGGGACACAGACTGTGCTTTCAGCTGGTACAGCGCTGAAGCACCAAGACAAGCATCTTCAAGGTTCAGTCCAGTCAAAGCCTTCTGTATCGGAAACCAGCCTGTCTGAGAAGAACTCTTCCCTCGATACAGCCTCATCCTCACAATGTGCTACCAGTTCAGAGGTCTCTCTGCCAGCAGAAGAAAGGGCAGATTCCGAGGATTTATTAGCACCGCCTGAACTTTTCCCACCATTGTCCTCTCAGTTTCCTGACG TGGATGCTAAAACAATGGAAACTGCTGAGAAGCTTGCCAAGTTTGTTGCTCAGGTAGGACCAGAAATTGAGCAGTTCAGCATAGACAACAGTGCAGATAACCCAGACCTTTG GTTTCTACAGGATCGTAACAgttctgctttcaaattttaCCGAATGAAAGTCTATGAGTTATGTCCATCTATTAACTTCAGTGCTGTGTCAGAAGCAACTGATACTGGGGAAAGTGCTAAACCTGAAGAGAGAAATTTGGATatttcagaagaggaagaggatgaagaagaagaggaggaagaagataATGAGGAGGAAGCTGAGTTTGAGGAGGATATCTCCCAGCCtttggaagaaatggaaatggagcaagcagaggagggagaagaggatgACATGTCAGCAGGTAGAAGTGTGGAAAACCTAGCTGAAGAAATGATTTCCAAAACAGGAGAGGAAATTTCAACAGGTGAAATGCAGCTAGCCACCTCATCTGATGGTGGTATACCAAATCTGTCGACACAGGCATCAACTCCTGCTCCTGGTGCCCTATTTCCTCGCAAACGAATCAGCAGCAAGTCTCTGAAAGTTGGTATGATTCCTGCATCTAAAAGGATTTGCCTCATAGAAGAACCAAAAG TGCATGAACCTGTCAGAATTGCTTATGATAGGCCTCGTGGTTGCCCAGTTACAAAGAAGAAGAAG
- the SUGP2 gene encoding SURP and G-patch domain-containing protein 2 isoform X3: MKMASRRITRETFDAVVQDKVKRYRMDRSDAIEDTIHHFKAHSRPIPRPRYEDSFHDDGRYTHDNAQHHPHDDWTEDPRDDYPGPSYRSTSPLIRKDNYYHEQYGRPASRDREFGRPASRDREYGHPASHDREYGRPASHDREYGRPASRDREYGRPASHDREYGRPASHDREYGGLASHDQDYGPPDSWESTGPHETDFSSSDILGDFRSPGLMEDEYGNMENQEYDVDFGIQADSEFRPPIRRGSIGRGRALRGKRITRGAIKTKVFKGEIKTPLKKWNTKKLQPSLDQKPAMQPDQMPEAAERPNQRPVTVQRPNQKLPPRPNQRPTITTQRPILRLPKPAHVFRNLSFDLVDKSDIFSTFGIEIIKWAGFHAIKNDAEFSRLFGALFELETETCAKMLASFKCSLKPEHRDYCFFTIKSLQHAALKTPKVDNEFLNMLLDKGAVKTKNCFFEIIKPFDKYIMRLQDRLLKGVTPLLMACNAYELSIKTSGFGNPREMASAFETTVSLCRKSLALLGQTFALASVFRQEKILEAVGLQEMAPAPTLFPNFDDSTLFGREYIENLKAWLEKSGYPIQMKKTEPESTAQLKKPSPDTKVKTPQRADRKVVETIEQLVNSIVSGTLSAKERNAQKNCPEYWFLSDEDSLEYKYYRLKLSEMQRRTSSGKEAGGEGRTLEESATESVRAMLYARKVASIKRRLFKRKRLGILTQHGIRGRRVRRATIGTQTVLSAGTALKHQDKHLQGSVQSKPSVSETSLSEKNSSLDTASSSQCATSSEVSLPAEERADSEDLLAPPELFPPLSSQFPDVDAKTMETAEKLAKFVAQVGPEIEQFSIDNSADNPDLWFLQDRNSSAFKFYRMKVYELCPSINFSAVSEATDTGESAKPEERNLDISEEEEDEEEEEEEDNEEEAEFEEDISQPLEEMEMEQAEEGEEDDMSAGRSVENLAEEMISKTGEEISTGEMQLATSSDGGIPNLSTQASTPAPGALFPRKRISSKSLKVGMIPASKRICLIEEPKVHEPVRIAYDRPRGCPVTKKKKKPKDLEFSHKKLTNRNVGFQMLQKMGWQEGHGLGTRGKGIREPVKVGATSAGEGLGVAGEENKEDAFDVFRQRMIQMYRQKRASK, from the exons ATGAAAATGGCCTCCCGGCGGATCACACGGGAGACGTTCGATGCTGTGGTGCAGGACAAAGTGAAGAGGTACCGCATGGACCGCAGCGATGCTATAGAGGACACCATCCATCATTTCAAAG CTCATTCAAGGCCAATCCCAAGACCAAGATATGAAGACAGTTTTCATGATGATGGAAGATACACTCATGACAACGCCCAGCACCATCCACATGATGACTGGACTGAAGACCCTAGAGATGACTATCCAGGACCTTCTTATAGATCTACTAGTCCTCTCATAAGGAAAGATAACTACTACCATGAACAGTACGGCCGCCCAGCGTCTCGTGACCGGGAATTTGGTCGTCCAGCATCTCGTGACCGGGAGTATGGGCATCCAGCTTCTCATGATCGGGAGTATGGGCGTCCTGCTTCACATGATCGAGAGTATGGGCGCCCAGCATCTCGCGATAGGGAGTATGGGCGCCCAGCCTCCCATGATCGGGAATACGGACGCCCAGCTTCCCATGACCGGGAGTATGGGGGCCTGGCTTCTCATGACCAGGACTATGGCCCTCCTGACTCTTGGGAATCCACTGGACCACATGAAACTGATTTTAGTTCTTCAGATATTTTAGGTGATTTTAGATCACCGGGACTCATGGAAGATGAGTATGGCAACATGGAAAATCAGGAGTATGATGTAGACTTTGGAATTCAAGCTGACAGTGAGTTCCGGCCCCCAATACGGAGGGGCAGCATTGGCAGGGGAAGAGCTCTGCGAGGAAAGCGTATTACAAGGGGTGCCATTAAAACTAAAGTATTCAAAGGAGAGATCAAAACTCCCCTAAAGAAATGGAACACTAAAAAACTGCAACCGAGCCTTGATCAGAAGCCAGCGATGCAACCTGATCAAATGCCAGAAGCTGCTGAACGACCAAACCAGAGGCCAGTGACTGTCCAGCGCCCTAATCAAAAGTTGCCTCCGCGACCTAATCAGAGGCCAACTATAACAACCCAGAGACCTATCCTCAGGCTCCCAAAGCCCGCgcatgttttcagaaatctcAGTTTTGACCTTGTGGATAAATCAGACATTTTTTCAACATTTGGAATAGAAATTATAAAATGGGCTGGGTTTCATGCGATAAAAAACGATGCAGAATTTTCCCGGCTCTTCGGAGCTCTCTTCGAGCTAGAGACAGAAACGTGTGCAAAAATGCTTGCTTCGTTCAAATGCTCCTTAAAGCCAGAACACAGAGATTATTGTTTCTTTACTATCAAGAGTTTACAACATGCTGCTCTGAAAACTCCCAAAGTGGACAATGAGTTTTTAAATATGCTATTGGACAAAGGtgctgtgaaaacaaagaactgcttctttgaaataataaaaccttTTGATAAATACATAATGAGGCTACAGGACCGCCTCCTGAAAGGTGTTACACCGCTGCTTATGGCCTGCAATGCGTATGAGTTGAGCATTAAGACAAGTGGGTTTGGTAATCCAAGAGAAATGGCAAGTGCTTTTGAGACCACCGTTTCTCTGTGTCGTAAGTCCTTAGCTCTTCTGGGTCAGACCTTTGCTCTAGCATCTGTTTTCAGGCAAGAGAAAATACTTGAAGCTGTAGGGCTCCAGGAAATGGCTCCAGCACCAACACTGTTCCCAAACTTTGATGATTCAACTTTGTTTGGAAGAGAGTACATTGAAAACTTGAAGGCTTGGTTGGAGAAGAGTGGATATCcaattcagatgaaaaaaactgAGCCAGAGTCCACAGCACAGCTTAAAAAACCCTCTCCTGACACAAAAGTTAAAA CCCCACAGCGAGCTGATCGAAAAGTTGTAGAGACAATTGAACAGCTAGTGAATAGCATTGTTTCAGGAACCTTGTCTGCCAAAGAGAGAAATGCTCAAAAGAACTGTCCTGAATATTG GTTCTTGTCTGATGAAGATAGTCTAGAATACAAGTATTACAGACTGAAGTTATCAGAGATGCAAAGGCGGACATCATCTGGAAAGGAAGCGGGTGGTGAGGGCAGAACACTAGAAGAATCTGCAACAGAATCAGTCAGGGCCATGTTGTATGCCAGGAAAGTCGCAAGTATTAAGAGaaggctatttaaaagaaaaaggcttggAATTCTCACACAGCATGGTATTCGAGGAAGGAGGGTGAGGAGAGCAACCATAGGGACACAGACTGTGCTTTCAGCTGGTACAGCGCTGAAGCACCAAGACAAGCATCTTCAAGGTTCAGTCCAGTCAAAGCCTTCTGTATCGGAAACCAGCCTGTCTGAGAAGAACTCTTCCCTCGATACAGCCTCATCCTCACAATGTGCTACCAGTTCAGAGGTCTCTCTGCCAGCAGAAGAAAGGGCAGATTCCGAGGATTTATTAGCACCGCCTGAACTTTTCCCACCATTGTCCTCTCAGTTTCCTGACG TGGATGCTAAAACAATGGAAACTGCTGAGAAGCTTGCCAAGTTTGTTGCTCAGGTAGGACCAGAAATTGAGCAGTTCAGCATAGACAACAGTGCAGATAACCCAGACCTTTG GTTTCTACAGGATCGTAACAgttctgctttcaaattttaCCGAATGAAAGTCTATGAGTTATGTCCATCTATTAACTTCAGTGCTGTGTCAGAAGCAACTGATACTGGGGAAAGTGCTAAACCTGAAGAGAGAAATTTGGATatttcagaagaggaagaggatgaagaagaagaggaggaagaagataATGAGGAGGAAGCTGAGTTTGAGGAGGATATCTCCCAGCCtttggaagaaatggaaatggagcaagcagaggagggagaagaggatgACATGTCAGCAGGTAGAAGTGTGGAAAACCTAGCTGAAGAAATGATTTCCAAAACAGGAGAGGAAATTTCAACAGGTGAAATGCAGCTAGCCACCTCATCTGATGGTGGTATACCAAATCTGTCGACACAGGCATCAACTCCTGCTCCTGGTGCCCTATTTCCTCGCAAACGAATCAGCAGCAAGTCTCTGAAAGTTGGTATGATTCCTGCATCTAAAAGGATTTGCCTCATAGAAGAACCAAAAG TGCATGAACCTGTCAGAATTGCTTATGATAGGCCTCGTGGTTGCCCAGTTACAAAGAAGAAGAAG
- the ARMC6 gene encoding armadillo repeat-containing protein 6 — translation MGSKQIAQETFDDAVQENITEFEMDPEEAVREAVQQFESQGVDLSNIVKAVRQPASENGQKQKHEILLTLDSLGRAVADSDLAEMAEQLVVFTDQCKEQLAFRYLAGQNGAYSVVFSACQLASGDRNLMLKAFYTLSAILDGQPDLLDSAGQDLLLQTLQEYREDAEMTLAGIRCIRHACLKHEQNRQDFVKGGVLPLLTGAIVQHGDSADVVRTASSALRIMTFDDDIRVPFGHAHDHAKMIVLENDGLRVLIEAAKAFTDNSSVLSELCATLSRLSVRNEFCQEIVDLGGLNFMVALLADCIDHPDVVKQVLSAIRAVAGNDDVKDAVVNAGGTDLIVLAISHHLANAQICEQGCAALCMLALRKPENCNVIMEGGGALAALQAMKAHPREVAVQKQACMLIRNLVSRSRDFSQPILEMGAENLITEARATHKDCDDVAKAALRDLGCKVELRELWTGQKGSLAQ, via the exons ATGGGATCGAAACAGATTGCGCAGGAAACGTTTGATGATGCAGTGCAAGAAAACATTACAGAATTTGAAATGGATCCAGAAGAAGCTGTGAGAGAAGCTGTGCAGCAGTTTGAGTCCCAAG gtGTTGATCTAAGCAATATTGTGAAAGCTGTGCGACAGCCTGCCTCTGAAAATGgtcaaaagcaaaagcatgaaaTTTTGCTG ACTTTAGATTCCCTTGGGAGAGCTGTTGCTGACTCTGATCTCGCTGAGATGGCCGAGCAGCTAGTGGTCTTCACTGATCAGTGCAAAGAACAGCTGGCTTTCCGCTACCTGGCTGGGCAGAATGGTGCCTATTCTGTGGTGTTCTCTGCCTGCCAGTTGGCTTCAGGAGACAGAAATTTAATGCTGAAAGCCTTTTACACTCTGTCTGCCATCTTGGATGGGCAGCCAGACCTACTTGACTCTGCTGGCCAGGATCTGCTGTTACAAACTCTGCAAGAATATAGGGAGGATGCAGAAATGACGCTGGCTGGGATCCGATGCATTCGGCATGCCTGTCTGAAACACGAGCAGAACCGTCAGGACTTCGTGAAAGGTGGAGTTCTGCCACTTCTGACTGGAGCTATAGTCCAGCACGGAGACAGTGCTGATGTTGTCCGAACAGCCTCCTCGGCGCTCAGGATCATGACGTTTGATGATGACATCCGTGTGCCCTTTGGTCATGCTCATGATCATGCTAAAATGATAGTGCTGGAAAATGATGGGTTAAGAGTCCTCATTGAAGCTGCAAAAG CATTCACAGATAACTCCAGTGTTCTCAGTGAACTGTGTGCCACCCTTTCTCGCCTTTCTGTCAGGAATGAATTCTGTCAAGAAATTGTGGACCTTGGCGGCTTAAATTTTATGGTGGCTCTGCTGGCTGACTGCATCGACCACCCG GATGTGGTGAAGCAGGTGCTGAGTGCCATCCGAGCAGTTGCTGGTAATGATGATGTGAAAGATGCCGTTGTTAACGCTGGGGGAACCGACCTCATTGTGCTTGCTATAAGCCATCACCTTGCCAACGCTCAG ATCTGTGAGCAGGGTTGTGCAGCCTTGTGCATGTTGGCTTTGCGCAAACCTGAGAACTGTAATGTCATCATGGAAGGTGGAGGGGCGTTGGCAGCTCTTCAGGCTATGAAAGCACACCCACGGGAAGTGGCTGTACAG AAACAGGCTTGCATGCTGATCCGCAACCTGGTCTCCCGGAGCCGGGACTTTTCTCAGCCCATCTTAGAGATGGGAGCTGAGAACCTAATCACAGAAGCTCGTGCAACACACAAGGACTGCGATGATGTGGCCAAAGCTGCGCTGAGGGATCTTGGCTGTAAAGTGGAGCTCCGAGAGCTGTGGACAGGTCAGAAGGGAAGCCTAGCTCAGTGA